From Zingiber officinale cultivar Zhangliang chromosome 5B, Zo_v1.1, whole genome shotgun sequence, the proteins below share one genomic window:
- the LOC121985096 gene encoding uncharacterized protein LOC121985096, translating to MESVAAKPNSADLFTNGGGGGGGGHFQMPVHYPRYSKDDYEAMPEWKLDRLLAQYGLPVAGDLADKRGFAIGAFLWTSSSIAGGD from the coding sequence ATGGAGTCCGTGGCAGCAAAGCCAAACAGCGCCGACTTGTTCACCAAcggcggcggtggcggcggcggGGGGCACTTCCAGATGCCGGTACACTACCCTCGCTACAGCAAGGACGACTACGAGGCCATGCCGGAGTGGAAGCTAGACCGCTTGCTGGCCCAGTATGGGCTTCCAGTCGCCGGCGACCTTGCCGACAAGAGGGGCTTTGCCATCGGTGCCTTCCTCTGGACCTCATCCTCCATCGCCGGCGGTGACTGA